Part of the Paenibacillus sp. YPG26 genome, TCGACTTGGGCGTAACATCAATAGAGATTACAAGTCCCTGCTCTTTGGCCAAAGGCATGAGCTCACGCACGAACTGGGTTACGTTATCCCCATCCTTCGTATATACGTTCTCAAAGTCAATATTAATGCCATCGAGCTGGTACAGCTTCGCATAGTGCAGAATCTGTACGATGGAGCGCAGCCGGTTCTCAAAGGTGGAGAGGGCTTTGGTCGTCCGGTCCGGATCAAATGCATTGCTGAACAGCGCCCATACCTGCATTTTGTTATCGTGTGCCCATTTCACATACAGCTCGTCAGCTTTGCTTTGGACATTGCCGCTTTCGTCCATGATCTGGAACCAGGTAGGGCTAACAACGTTCACTCCCGGGAGATTACCAATGGTGCCCGGATCAGGCGGCTTCTGATATACAGCTTCCCAGGCAAGATTCACTTTCTTAGAGTTCCACTTTTGACGGGCTCTATTCGGAATCTCCTTAACTCTAGGAACCTTCCTTGTGTCAGTAAGCGTAAGATTCTTCTTGGGGACATACCCTGAATATCCGTTATTCATCTGGATGAATGTCCAATCTCCTACTTTCCGAATCACACGTACTACAGTCCCCGGCGTCATGTCCTGCAGTATAGGTGAATGAATGCTGTCCTCTGCTCTAAGGGAGACGGGGTCGGTGGATGATCCCCCGGTTACTTTTGCCGACTGGATCTCTTCTCCTGCCTTCAACACCAGGACCGCACCTGTAGATTTGTCCTCTGTCCATTCAATTCCGTACACCTGCTTGAGCAAAGATATGGGCAGATACTGTATTCCATCTACAGTTACCGGTGCAAACAGAAGCTTAATCGGCTTATTGTTGAGCTTGGCATCCTTATGATCTATCTTGACATGAACGAGCTCTTTGGAGGTGGTTATGATGACCGACTCGGTCTTCTTCTCATAACGGATATTGGGATCAATCTCCTGCTGGATCACCGGCAGCGGCAGCTTGAGACTGTCTCCAGCACCCGCCGCTGAATACTTCATGACTTCCCCCTGTATAAAAATCGGCTTCTTCATCGATCTCCAGTCGGGCTGGGTATGCTGCCAATTTGG contains:
- a CDS encoding glycosyl hydrolase family 18 protein, whose translation is MRNRVNPQSIRPGRRRRKSRAGKLLSIVSIALIALAVLYFIIPNWQHTQPDWRSMKKPIFIQGEVMKYSAAGAGDSLKLPLPVIQQEIDPNIRYEKKTESVIITTSKELVHVKIDHKDAKLNNKPIKLLFAPVTVDGIQYLPISLLKQVYGIEWTEDKSTGAVLVLKAGEEIQSAKVTGGSSTDPVSLRAEDSIHSPILQDMTPGTVVRVIRKVGDWTFIQMNNGYSGYVPKKNLTLTDTRKVPRVKEIPNRARQKWNSKKVNLAWEAVYQKPPDPGTIGNLPGVNVVSPTWFQIMDESGNVQSKADELYVKWAHDNKMQVWALFSNAFDPDRTTKALSTFENRLRSIVQILHYAKLYQLDGINIDFENVYTKDGDNVTQFVRELMPLAKEQGLVISIDVTPKSNSEMWSVFLDRKALSQMVDYMMLMAYDEHWAASPVAGSVASLPWTRTAVNRLLEEDEVPAGKLILSVPLYTRVWSEETKNGKTSVSSKAIGMKKAQDIVKQFNLTPTLDEASGQNYVEYRENGILKKIWLEDAFSLRQRVELAAELNLAGVASWTRGFASPEAWQVLKKIVK